TAATGCAACTTTTGGCGACAATCAAGGACTCGGCACAATTCTCAATGATGATGTAATTCCAACGATTCTAATTACTGATGTCACTGATACTGAAGGCGATTACGGCACAAAACCATTTACCTTCGTCGTATCTCTCTCTAATCCAAGTTATCAACAAATCACAGTTGACTTTGCCACCGCAAATGGCACTGCGCTTACTCCTGGTGACTATATCGCTAATAGTGGTGTGGTTACTTTTGCTCCTGGTGATGTTTCTGAAGATATTGTAGTCCAGGTTGTCTCTGATAAAATCTTTGAACCGGATGAGTACTTCTATGTTAATCTTTCCAATCCAACAAATGCGATATTTGGTGATAATCAAGGACTTGGCACAATTCTCAATGATGACCCATATCATGATGTTGAAGTCAAATTGATACTTGTGCCAAGCGATACAATTGTGACTTGCACCCCGATTACACCACAGATTTTAGTTGGTAATAATCGCATACCTACAGGAAGAGAAATCTGTACGCTGGCGGTAAAGATGTGGCGCTATCGCGTGAAATATGACTCGGTCTGTCATATTTCAATGAACCCGCTGGATTCAGTAATCTTAATTGATACGATGTTTGAAATCAATATTCCATATGGCGATACGATTATTAAACTTGCTCCCTGGCATCCAATTTGGGGAGATATCTTCTGGATTAATTCACCAACCTATCATATGATATATGCGAATGTTCATATGGAGAATGACCATAATCCAGCTAATGATACCAAACAAAAGAGATTTACGGTAAAATCTCGCGACCGAGATTTACAAGTTAATTATGCAGGCTTACTGCTCGGTAAGACCTTAGTTGTTGATACAATTCTCACAGGCGTTTCCTACAATACATTCTCAGTCGTATCTAACTCTCCATTTGGTCCAACAGTTGGTTTCCGTTCCTGGTTCAAAGTCGTGAAAGTGAGTAATAATATAACTGTCTACTCTCGCTATTTAGACAGAACTTTAGCACCAGGAGCTTATGCTTGTCTCTATTATCAATCTGGTTGGGTTCCGACTGAAGAAGGTCTTTACAAGATTATCTCTTGGATTGAAACACGTCCAGGTTATGATTTGGTAGCAGAGAATAACCTAATTGAACGCTACTATTATGCAAAACGACCGATGGGCGACAACGTCCAAGGTGTACCTAGTGCAATACCGACAACATTTGCCTTAATGCAAAATTATCCCAACCCATTTGTGCATATGACTCAAATCCGTTGGCAGATACCTCGAGAAGCCTGTGTAACGATTTCGGTCTATGATGCAACTGGTAGAATTGTGAAGACTTTAGTCAACGATAAATTCAATGCCGGCTACTACAATACGATTTGGAATGGCACGGATAATAATAATCGCAAGGTCGCTTCAGGTATCTACTTCTACGAAATGAAAGCAGATAACTACAATGCAAGATATAAAATGGTTATAACTCACTAATAGAAATCATCGGCTTTCGGGGCTTGTGCCGAAGAACAAGCCCCCGTTTTTATTTAGTATGCCCACATTGTCTTAAAATATGGTTTCATCGTTGAAAAGAAATATTTGTTGACATTGTCATACCATAGTCTATAATTTTATTGACTATGTTTTATTTACCATTTTCTATTGCAGTTTTTATTATATTAATTTTACTTTTGCCAGTTCTTTTTGTGCTTTTTTCCGTAGGTGCGATTGGTATTGCGTTTCAAAAATTAGGATTATCACCAGGAACAGGATTGATGTTCTTCTTGTTTTCGCTCATTGGTAGTGCAATCAATATTCCGATTCAACAGAAATGCTTTACTGAACCATGCAATGAATCAGATGTTTCTATCTTATATAGTTTTCTATTTGGAATGAAACCAAAATATTTAGAAAGACAAGTTCTGGCAATTAATCTTGGCGGATGCATCCTACCTTGTCTTTTGTGTTTGTTTCTATTATTCCGAACACCATTGATACCGACTTTAGTTTGTACACTTATTATGATTATCGTTTCAAAATTATTAGCCCGGCCAACACCGGGAATTGGCATAGCAATTCCCGCGTTTATTCCACCGATTGTTTCCGCAATTTTAGCAATGCTCTTCGCAGGACGTGCTGATGCGGCACCGGTTGCTTATATTTCAGGTGTGCTTGGGGTATTGATTGGTGCCGATTTAATGAACATCAAGACAATTCAAAAATTCGGTAGGGGGATAATGAGTATCGGTGGTGCCGGAGTGTTTGATGGGATTTATTTAGTGGGAATAATTGCGGTGTTGATTACTTGATAAATAAATTTTTTAATCTATAGCAGGAATCGAGAAAATATTTATCGAAGAAGAAATTTGGTTCATTGTTAATTAAAACACATATCAAAGACCAATCAGTATATTGTTTGATAACCAATAGCAAGAATTACTTAAATATATGAAAGATATTTACCGAAAGTCGTGGCCAAAAGCAATTATTTCTTGAAATCCAATAAAAACAGACTTCTTGCTCATCAATAATACTAAATAACAACAGAAAGTAGGGGGCTAGCCCGGGGCTAGGTCAGGTCTGACCTTTTATTAGAATTATTCAGAACGGGATAAAAGGATGGTTTACCTTATATGCGGATTATAAAGATGCTATATGGTACGGGTTAGGTTATACAATGTTTAATAAATGTTCAGAAAAATAAACTTTTTGTCATTCCATCATATTCTTTGAGTTTTTAAGTTTCCGGTAGATTACTAATCGGCGTTTAATTTTAGTTGTTGGTAAAACTGTGTCTTTTATTTTATCTAAGATAAATTTATGCTTTTCTGCTATATGAGTAGCCTGAAGAATTTCTGATTCACTACTTTCAACTTTATAAAAAATAATTTTACCTTGATTAAATAATAAGTTAGCAGCGATAGGTAAAATTTCAGAGATTTTTCCTAATAATCGTGCTAAAATGAAGTCAAATTTCAGGTTTTTAATTGTTTCCGCGCGTTGATTTAATACCCAAGCATCGTTTAGTTGTAAAGTTCTGAGGACCTCGTTAAGGAAAAGCGCTTTCTTTTTGATTGATTCGACTAAATATAATTTAAGGTCTGGTCGAAGAATTTTAATCGGAATACCGGGCAAACCAGCCCCGGTTCCTAAATCCGCAACAATTGAATGCTCGGAAATTTCATTTATCGCTGAAATTGAATCAATAAAATGATACGAGATAATGCGGTTAATGTCTTTACGGGATATAAGGTTTATCCGACGGTTCCAATCAAGTAAAAGTTGATGATAGGTTTGAAACTTTGTTAATTGTTCTTTAACCAGATTGATATCTAATTTTTTACACCATTCGGATAACACCGACCATTGCGTTGATAACACTTTGAGAATTGCAAAAGTTCTTTTTTCTGTAAAATTAAGCGGTTTGCTAAAAGATAAATCTAAGGTTATTCTATAATGACCTTTTCCATAATTACTGGCGTTAGCGGTTTGTTGGTTCGGGGGTCAGTAGGAAATGTCGCGATTTTATCGACAACATCCATTCCATCGACAACTTGACCAAAGATAGTATAGTTGCCATCCAAATGAGGTGTTGGCGCTAAACAGATGTAAAATTGACTGCCACTGGATGCCTTGGTGGGATTAACCTGGTCGCCCAGTCGGGCAGTTGCAACTGTGCCTCTGATGTGTTTGAATTTGGGGTTGATTTCTGCTGGAATTGTATAACCTGGTCCACCAGTGCCATCGCCTTTAGGGTCACCACCTTGGATAACAAAACCAGGAATCACGCGGTGAAAAGTAAGACCATTATAAAAACCTTGCTGGGCAAGTTTGATAAAATTAGCACAAGTTAGAGGAGCATCTTGAGTGTAAAGTTCGATTTTTATTTTACCTAAAGATTTTTCACCGCTTTTCACAAAAATTACTGCATATTTTGACGCCGATTGGCTTGGCATTGATTCTGGTTTTGGAGTTGCTGAAGTAATTGCTTTTGCCGATGCTATCTGACTGTCAGTTTTGGTTGGTGGGGTAGATGTTTGGGGCGCGGATTTTTTAGGTCCACCACAACTTAGGATTAAGGTAAAGCAAATTAAAGCCGTTAATAGATGTTTTGTAATCATATGATTACCTCCACTTTAATTTAGATTTTCAACATCAATATAATCCTTTAGGCTCAACGATGGATTACAATTTTTTGTTGCATTTTTTCTTTACCATTATCAAGAATACAAAAATAGACACCACAAGGAACATATGAACCGGTATGGTCTTGAGTATTCCAAATTATTTGATCAAATAAATTTAATTCTTTGATTAGAGTTCCGTGTGTATTATATATTTTTATCTTTTGATTTTTATTGGGATTGAGGTGGACAAACTTTACATATGATTTTGCAGGATTGGGTAGTATTTGATAATAGGAGTTTTGAGATGTAATATAAGAAGGTGAATTTTCCTCAATTAAAGTTAATGGTCTATTATAGGCGATACCATCTAAATCAAATCCCGCATATGGATTATTAGTCGAAGCACCACTAGCATCAACGATTTTTATATACCGAGCGCTATCTAATCCGGCAGCGGCTAAATCAAAACTGGTTGTGCCATTACCATTGCCACAAGAAAACCAAGCACCAAGCCAGTCATTAGTAACATACACCTGATAATTCTCGCGAGATGTGTCGCCTTCAAAGATAGTAAAATCGGCTCGAGGAAGATTTCTAATTGGTGGGTCGGCTTCAAGCACAATCGTACTATTACTGATTGAACCTATAGAATAATAGATGCTATCAGGTTTACCTAAGCCGTCCATAGTCCATGTAGCATCAAGATAAGAAGAAGTATTATCCCTTCGCACCCAAACGATTTTTTGAACATAATAAAGATTATCTGTGTCGGGCAATAAATTAATATCAAGAAATACAGTTCCTGTGCTGGGCACATTTACTGTATAAGTTTTCGGCTGATAACCATTGGCAAAGACAGTAAAGGTATAAGTGCCGGCGGATACCATTTTATGAAAATCGCCGATGGTCTTATCTGTATAAATAGGCCACCTTCTGGGATTGGTAAATTTAATCATTGCAAAAAGTGGTTGCTGGGTAATCGAGTCTCGAACAATACCAGAAATTCCCCAACCAGCACGGGTTATCATTGCTAACAAGGCGCGACGGTTAGCCACGCAGATACTATCAATGCGGGCTTGTTGTGATGGTTGTTGAGTTTCAATGGTTGTGCCAATGCCACCCCATATGCCAAAAACCGCGTCCTGGGCTGAGCCACGGGCAACATACCAGTCAAAACCATTAATTTTAGTTAGCCGAGTCGTTGAAGAGCCATAAGTAGAGTCAGCATATTCTTGAGAGATTGCGATGATATAATTACTATCAGGCGGGTCTTTAGGATGATAATCCCATAAATAATTGACATAAGAAGCAGTTGAATGATATTCATATTCTAAAGTTATATTATTATTTTGGGAGTGTCTTTGCATAGCCCGAGTTTCAGGTTGAGACCAAGGTGAAGAACTACCTGTTTGCCACATATAACCATAATCGCGATTCAAATCAACACCAGCAGCATTGTAACGGTTGTTACTAATATGACCATCAGCATTTAGAATTGGTATTATCCATATTTCTCGATTGTTAATTAAATCAGTAACAAGTTGGTTGATACCATAATTTTCCACAAGGTATTTAAGAAATGATAGAGTAACTTCTGTAGAAATTTTTTCATTACCATGATGAGCACCGACTAATCGGATTTCAGGCTCAGGTTCTTCTGCCAAAGGATTATCTGTGACCTTCATTGCTAAAATTACTCGATTTTGGACTGATAGACCAAGTGTCTCTAATTTAGTAATGTTGGCGTATTGATTTCTAATAGCATACATTGAACTACAAACTTGAGCATAAGTGTGATAGCCTTGAAGAGTTTTTTCTAATTCTTGTTGATAATCGTCAATTAGAACGGTTATTTTATAACCGGCATTAATGATCTGTTTTTTTTGCTCAGATGTCGCATAAGCATCAACATAACTCTCTTGAGCATCAATAATTGCCAGCCAAGGAAATTTTTCTTGTAAGTTATAAACTTCTTGGTGTCGGTTAATCCAAATCCGGATTACACTTTCTTTTGGAATTTGCCGACCATAAAGTAAAGTTAATCCAGATAAGCAAAAGAATAATAAAAGTAATTTTTTCATATTAATTATTTTAATTCGGAAAAATATTTCTGTCAATCATTACCTAAAGAGAATACTAAAAAGTCAATTTTCCCATTGAATAATTGAAATTACTAATATTTCTCGAATTTTCTGTGGCTTACGAAGAGTTGGTAGTTCTTCTTCAGAGTTTTTTCTAAAAGATTAATACTTGACTTCTATCATTCTCTTTGATATAATTTATTGCTTACAGAAAAGGGAATTGTATGACAAAAAGGAAATCCCATATCGACAAAAAATATTTAGGATTAATAATTCTCGGAAGTTTATTAATTGGCAATTTGAATGCGGATACAACTTTTTTTGTTCAGAATTTCAATGGAAATTGGTCTACTACTTCGCCTCCTTCAGGATGGACAATTATTAACCAACCTACTTATAGTCAAAGTTGGCAAAGAGATTCTGCAGGTCTTCATTGGTCAAACAATCATTCTGGATATGCTGAATTAGCTTATGACAAGGGTCTTCGTCAAAATGAAGTGGATTCTTTGATTTCACCAATTATTGATTGTAGCCGCTATCGTAATGTAATTTTAAGATGTTCGACTTATTTCCGGCACAATCAAGGCAATTATATCGCAAAAATCGTCGGTTCAACTGATGGCGGTGCCACTTATCCTTATGTAATCAAAAATTATTATTTTACCTATCATAACTTTCCTCAAACAGAAACATTTCTGCTCAATTGGGCTCAAGAGAAAGATAGTATCAGAATTGCCTGGGTTTTTACAGGAAATATTATCAATATCCATTTTTGGTGTTTAGATAATGTCTCGCTTACTGGAAGATATGTGTATGACAAAGATGTGGCTTGTCTTAATATCCTTCGACCTTATGTAATTCAACCGCCGGGATTTTGCACCCTAATGGTTAATATTGCTAATGTGGGAAAAGAAGACCTTAATTCAGTCAAAGTGCGCTGTTCAATCATTGATTGGGCGAACAATTTTTTACATTTAGCGGATACTACGATTAGTTCATTAAATTATCAAGAAACCTTATCAGTGAAGCTTTATCCACCATATAATTTCCAAACACCTACTTTCTATTGGGCAAAAGCATATTGTGAAGTTGTTGCTGATGAAAATTATTTGAATGATACCGCATCATTGAATTTTAGTGTTAGCTGGTCGCAAACATTACGTTATTGTGAAGATGAACCATTGGGCCGTGACAGTTTTCCTGTTGGTGAGCAAGGTTGGGGTGTTAAATTTACACCGGACAATTATCCTGCGCAAATCGATAATGTTGAGTTTTATTTAGGTAATCCTTCAGGTACGGCCCGATTTAAAGTCAGAATCGTCGATGACGACGGACCGTATGGCGCACCAGGGACAACAATTTATGAGACACCATTCTGTAAAGCTGAAGGAGATTCCCAACCCTGGAATACTATTCTTTTGTTCGAAGAGAACATATTTATCCGAGAAGGTTCTTTCTATGTGTTTTACATTCAAGTTGATGACCAACCATTTAATACATTCTTATATCATGATGGTCTTAGAGACTATGATGAGATATATTATGAATATCAAGATAGCACTTATGAACAGGATTTTCCTCAAGGTGATTGGCTAATTCATACGCGTCTGATTTATCGACCCTATCTTATTGAAGCGAATGATGTCCGAACTGTATTCGTTAAAGAGCCGCGAGATGAATTTGTGCGCCGGCCTTTTATTTATGCCCACCCAATCACAGCGCGGATCGAAAATGTTGGAATTAATAACCAGTCCAATTTTATAGTAAGTTGCACAACCCGTTCCTATTATGGTAATTTAATTCGATATTATGATACGGAAACTATACCTTATTTAGCATCTGGTCAAGGAACTTTTGTCAGATTCTCCCGTGCTTGCACAGTTCGATTTAACGACCCGGTTTATGTGGTCGTTACCACGCATCTTAGTGCTGATTTAAATCGCAGTAATGACAAGAAAGAAAAATTTGTCAGCCTCACATTAGGAAAATTCACTGGCCACGAAACACCGACTAAGTATGCTTGGTTTGATTCAGATTCAATTGGTGGTCCAGAATTTAGTTGGATTGATACTAACGGTGCCTATTTATTAACTGATTTTGGTGATGACACAACTTATCAAATACCTCATTTGATACCTTTCGCATTTCCATTTTATGATAGCACTTATCGTCAGGTCTATGTTTCTACGAACGGCTATATAACTTTTTATCCCGAACAAACTTCTTCATCAGAGAATTTGCCAGCGCCATCTGGTCAGACACCTAATTGTGCAATTTATGTGTTTTGGGATGATTTACTTTTACCTTCTGACCGAACTGGGAAAATATTCTATCATCTTTATTCAGGACAATCGCCCAATCGCAAATTTGTTATTACCTGGTATAATGTTGCTCGCAAAAATAGTCCAGACCGATTAAGTTTCCAAATAATTTTGTGTGAAGATGGCAAAATAATTTGCCAATATCGAGATGTGTTTTGCGGAAATCAATGGGCGAATTTCGGTAAATCAGCCACTGTCGGTATTGAAAATCAAAATGGCACCAAAGGTTTAACCTATCTCTTTGGTTCAGAGACCAGTATTATAAACTGGCCTGAAAACAGACTTGAAGCAAGACGAGCGATAAGATTTTATAAAGAATTCCGCGATATTGGAGTTAAAACAATTCTTGCACCTAAAGATTCGATCGTGCCTGGAACAATTACACCAATGGCAATTGTCAGAAACTATGGCACAGAAATGGAGGATTCAGTCCTAATCTATCTTAAAATCATGCGAAATAATGACACGGTTATAGTCTATTACGATTCGTGTTTTATTCCCGCAATCTTTCCGGAACAAGAACGATATGCAGTATTCTCAGATTGGGATGCCCATTTAGGGATTTATACTGTAACTTGTTCAACCAATATGATGGATGATTTTAATCATAAGAACAATGTTTCGCGAAGTTCGGTTTCAGTTTTGACTTGGATATTAAAAGCGCCGATACCAGTTGGCCCTGCAAACAAAAAAGTAAAAAATGGTGCTTTAGCCTATGCGCCGCCGTATAATAAAATTTATGCGCTTAAAGGCGGCGCTTGTGATGAATTCTGGTGTTATGATATCGCAACCAATTCGTGGGAATCTTTACCTCGGATGCCTAAAACACCATCAGGTAAAAAACCCAAAGCCGGTTGTGCCTTGACTTATGGTAACGCAAAGATCTTCGCGTTTAAAGGAGGAAATACAGATGATTTCTACTCATATGATATTATGAACCGAACTTGGCAGGTTCTGAAACCAGTCAGTTCT
Above is a genomic segment from candidate division WOR-3 bacterium containing:
- a CDS encoding T9SS type A sorting domain-containing protein; the encoded protein is DDVVPTIVISDTSALEGNMGTKSFGFYVTLSNPSYQTITVNYATANGTATTGDNDYIATSGTLTFNSGETSKRIGVTVNGDYKYETDETFYVNLTNLVNATFGDDQAVGTILNDDDMPTMTINDVSLTEGNTGTKAFVFTVSLSNPSYQTITVDYATADNTATIADNDYNSASGSLTFDSGDVSKTITVYVNGDYKYEPNETFFVNLTNLVNATFGDNQGLGTILNDDVIPTILITDVTDTEGDYGTKPFTFVVSLSNPSYQQITVDFATANGTALTPGDYIANSGVVTFAPGDVSEDIVVQVVSDKIFEPDEYFYVNLSNPTNAIFGDNQGLGTILNDDPYHDVEVKLILVPSDTIVTCTPITPQILVGNNRIPTGREICTLAVKMWRYRVKYDSVCHISMNPLDSVILIDTMFEINIPYGDTIIKLAPWHPIWGDIFWINSPTYHMIYANVHMENDHNPANDTKQKRFTVKSRDRDLQVNYAGLLLGKTLVVDTILTGVSYNTFSVVSNSPFGPTVGFRSWFKVVKVSNNITVYSRYLDRTLAPGAYACLYYQSGWVPTEEGLYKIISWIETRPGYDLVAENNLIERYYYAKRPMGDNVQGVPSAIPTTFALMQNYPNPFVHMTQIRWQIPREACVTISVYDATGRIVKTLVNDKFNAGYYNTIWNGTDNNNRKVASGIYFYEMKADNYNARYKMVITH
- a CDS encoding DUF1614 domain-containing protein gives rise to the protein MFYLPFSIAVFIILILLLPVLFVLFSVGAIGIAFQKLGLSPGTGLMFFLFSLIGSAINIPIQQKCFTEPCNESDVSILYSFLFGMKPKYLERQVLAINLGGCILPCLLCLFLLFRTPLIPTLVCTLIMIIVSKLLARPTPGIGIAIPAFIPPIVSAILAMLFAGRADAAPVAYISGVLGVLIGADLMNIKTIQKFGRGIMSIGGAGVFDGIYLVGIIAVLIT
- the rsmG gene encoding 16S rRNA (guanine(527)-N(7))-methyltransferase RsmG — encoded protein: MLSTQWSVLSEWCKKLDINLVKEQLTKFQTYHQLLLDWNRRINLISRKDINRIISYHFIDSISAINEISEHSIVADLGTGAGLPGIPIKILRPDLKLYLVESIKKKALFLNEVLRTLQLNDAWVLNQRAETIKNLKFDFILARLLGKISEILPIAANLLFNQGKIIFYKVESSESEILQATHIAEKHKFILDKIKDTVLPTTKIKRRLVIYRKLKNSKNMME
- a CDS encoding peptidylprolyl isomerase, encoding MITKHLLTALICFTLILSCGGPKKSAPQTSTPPTKTDSQIASAKAITSATPKPESMPSQSASKYAVIFVKSGEKSLGKIKIELYTQDAPLTCANFIKLAQQGFYNGLTFHRVIPGFVIQGGDPKGDGTGGPGYTIPAEINPKFKHIRGTVATARLGDQVNPTKASSGSQFYICLAPTPHLDGNYTIFGQVVDGMDVVDKIATFPTDPRTNKPLTPVIMEKVIIE
- a CDS encoding M14 family zinc carboxypeptidase: MKKLLLLFFCLSGLTLLYGRQIPKESVIRIWINRHQEVYNLQEKFPWLAIIDAQESYVDAYATSEQKKQIINAGYKITVLIDDYQQELEKTLQGYHTYAQVCSSMYAIRNQYANITKLETLGLSVQNRVILAMKVTDNPLAEEPEPEIRLVGAHHGNEKISTEVTLSFLKYLVENYGINQLVTDLINNREIWIIPILNADGHISNNRYNAAGVDLNRDYGYMWQTGSSSPWSQPETRAMQRHSQNNNITLEYEYHSTASYVNYLWDYHPKDPPDSNYIIAISQEYADSTYGSSTTRLTKINGFDWYVARGSAQDAVFGIWGGIGTTIETQQPSQQARIDSICVANRRALLAMITRAGWGISGIVRDSITQQPLFAMIKFTNPRRWPIYTDKTIGDFHKMVSAGTYTFTVFANGYQPKTYTVNVPSTGTVFLDINLLPDTDNLYYVQKIVWVRRDNTSSYLDATWTMDGLGKPDSIYYSIGSISNSTIVLEADPPIRNLPRADFTIFEGDTSRENYQVYVTNDWLGAWFSCGNGNGTTSFDLAAAGLDSARYIKIVDASGASTNNPYAGFDLDGIAYNRPLTLIEENSPSYITSQNSYYQILPNPAKSYVKFVHLNPNKNQKIKIYNTHGTLIKELNLFDQIIWNTQDHTGSYVPCGVYFCILDNGKEKMQQKIVIHR